Proteins from a single region of Stutzerimonas stutzeri:
- the coxB gene encoding cytochrome c oxidase subunit II, producing the protein MSRHPRIWMGLGLSALFGQAQAAWDVNMRAGATDVSRSVFDLHMTIFWICVVIGVLVFGVMIYSMVAHRRSKRQHSANFHENTRVEVLWTVIPLLILVGMAIPATRTLIHIYDSSESDVDVQITGYQWKWHYKYLGEDVEFFSNLTTPREQINNQAPKGENYLLEVDEPLVIPVGAKVRFLITAADVIHSWWVPELAVKKDAIPGFINESWTRVEQPGIYRGQCTELCGKDHGFMPVVVEVKSAEDYATWLGEKKAQAAKVAELTSKEWTLAELSEHGQKVYQTACASCHQAGGEGIPPMFPALKGSPIATGDIEAHIDIVVNGKPGTSMAAFGKQLSEVDLAAVITYERNAWGNKTDDMVTPKDVLDFKQAEEATQ; encoded by the coding sequence ATGTCTCGACATCCACGCATCTGGATGGGGCTTGGGCTATCGGCATTATTTGGCCAGGCTCAGGCGGCCTGGGACGTGAACATGCGCGCCGGCGCTACCGACGTCAGCCGTTCGGTATTCGACCTGCACATGACGATCTTCTGGATCTGCGTTGTCATCGGCGTGCTGGTATTCGGCGTGATGATCTATTCGATGGTCGCTCACCGCCGCTCCAAGCGTCAGCATTCAGCCAACTTCCATGAAAACACCCGCGTCGAGGTGCTCTGGACGGTCATCCCGCTGCTGATTCTGGTGGGCATGGCGATTCCGGCGACACGCACGCTGATCCATATCTACGACTCCAGCGAATCGGACGTGGACGTGCAGATCACTGGCTACCAGTGGAAGTGGCACTACAAGTACCTGGGCGAGGATGTGGAGTTCTTCAGCAACCTCACTACGCCACGCGAGCAGATCAACAACCAGGCGCCCAAAGGCGAGAACTATCTGCTGGAAGTCGATGAACCACTGGTGATTCCAGTTGGTGCCAAGGTGCGCTTTCTGATCACCGCCGCGGACGTCATCCACTCCTGGTGGGTGCCGGAACTGGCGGTCAAGAAGGATGCCATTCCCGGCTTCATCAACGAGTCATGGACTCGTGTCGAGCAGCCCGGCATCTACCGCGGCCAGTGCACCGAGCTGTGCGGCAAGGACCACGGTTTCATGCCGGTGGTGGTGGAGGTCAAGTCCGCCGAGGACTACGCCACCTGGCTTGGCGAGAAAAAAGCCCAAGCCGCCAAGGTTGCAGAGCTGACCAGCAAGGAGTGGACGCTGGCGGAGCTTTCCGAGCACGGCCAGAAGGTTTACCAAACCGCCTGCGCGTCATGCCACCAGGCGGGCGGCGAAGGCATTCCGCCAATGTTCCCGGCACTCAAGGGCTCGCCCATCGCCACCGGCGACATCGAGGCGCACATCGACATCGTCGTGAACGGCAAGCCGGGCACCTCCATGGCGGCCTTCGGCAAACAGCTGTCGGAAGTCGATCTGGCAGCGGTCATCACCTACGAGCGCAACGCCTGGGGCAACAAGACCGACGACATGGTCACGCCGAAAGACGTGCTCGACTTCAAACAGGCCGAAGAAGCCACCCAGTAA
- a CDS encoding PA0069 family radical SAM protein gives MPSPVTPRGRGTAINPDNRFAPTRIEAFDDGWEQDVPPSRATEVRREIAKSVLTRNQSSDVGFDRSVNPYRGCEHGCIYCFARPTHAYWDLSPGIDFETKLIAKTNLAERLEAELSKPGYVPQPIALGVNTDAYQPLEREQRLTRQALEILLRFKHPVHIITKGSLVLRDLDLLVPLAEQRLVSVSVSLTTLDDELKRIMEPRAASPAARLRVLRTLHEAGVPVSVMCAPMIPMINDMELERLLEVAREAGARSAGYVLLRLPHEVATLFDEWLQEHFPQRATHVMSLVRQSRGGKDYDGRFGSRMRGEGQFAELLAQRFQLACKRLGYNRRDQNYGLDCSIFAPPGQQLSLI, from the coding sequence ATGCCCTCTCCTGTCACGCCGCGCGGCCGCGGCACTGCAATCAACCCTGATAACCGCTTCGCACCCACGCGCATCGAGGCCTTCGACGACGGCTGGGAACAGGACGTACCGCCCAGCCGCGCCACCGAGGTACGCCGCGAGATCGCCAAGTCGGTACTGACGCGCAACCAGTCGTCGGACGTCGGCTTTGATCGCTCGGTAAATCCCTATCGGGGCTGCGAACATGGCTGCATCTACTGCTTTGCGCGTCCGACCCATGCCTATTGGGATCTCTCGCCCGGCATCGATTTCGAAACCAAGCTGATCGCCAAGACGAACCTCGCCGAACGCCTGGAGGCCGAGTTGAGCAAACCCGGCTACGTGCCGCAGCCGATCGCACTGGGCGTGAACACCGATGCCTATCAGCCACTCGAGCGCGAGCAGCGGCTGACACGCCAGGCGCTGGAAATCCTGCTGCGCTTCAAACATCCGGTGCACATCATCACCAAAGGCTCACTGGTGCTGCGCGATCTCGATCTGCTGGTGCCGCTGGCCGAGCAGCGGCTGGTCAGCGTCTCGGTCAGCCTGACCACCCTGGACGACGAACTGAAGCGCATCATGGAGCCGCGCGCGGCCTCGCCGGCGGCGCGGCTGCGGGTATTGCGCACCCTGCACGAGGCTGGCGTGCCGGTAAGTGTGATGTGCGCGCCGATGATTCCGATGATCAATGACATGGAGCTGGAGCGCCTGCTCGAAGTCGCCCGTGAAGCCGGCGCCCGTTCGGCCGGCTACGTGCTGCTGCGCCTGCCCCACGAGGTGGCGACGCTGTTCGATGAATGGCTGCAGGAGCATTTCCCGCAGCGCGCCACCCATGTCATGAGCCTGGTGCGCCAGTCCCGCGGTGGCAAGGATTACGACGGCCGCTTCGGCAGCCGCATGCGCGGTGAAGGCCAGTTCGCCGAGCTGCTGGCTCAGCGCTTCCAGTTGGCATGCAAGCGTTTGGGCTACAACCGACGGGATCAGAACTACGGCCTGGATTGCAGCATTTTCGCGCCGCCCGGCCAGCAGCTGAGCCTGATCTAA
- a CDS encoding acyltransferase family protein, which produces MKTSTLTVLTGYEKGGSIAVGIFFVMSGYLIASSWLASSTPRSFLLKRALRIFPALIVAVLLTVFVLGPMVTQLSLSQYLEADGTWTYLQNILLVTRYELPGVFTGNVYPEVVNGSLWTLPLEVLMYIGVMILGLTGFFKRRLIFLPIAVLAIGHFWLLGKLGIESYFIKNIFKLGLLYYSGSALFLYRDDIPWRGWIAALLFVALVATFRTSIGPLVYFIALPYLVLYLAYAPLPFVSRFGKYGDFSYGLYIYAFPFQQLTIYLFGPQVGVLGLTLIAFVPTLILAAMSWHLIEAPAMKLKRLFASPPQPGRATPKVEG; this is translated from the coding sequence GTGAAGACGAGCACGCTGACCGTGCTGACCGGCTATGAGAAAGGCGGCTCGATAGCCGTCGGCATCTTCTTCGTCATGAGTGGCTACCTGATCGCCTCGTCCTGGCTGGCCAGCAGCACACCGCGCAGCTTTCTGCTCAAGCGTGCGCTGCGCATCTTCCCGGCGCTAATCGTCGCGGTGCTGCTGACGGTCTTCGTCCTCGGCCCGATGGTGACGCAGCTCAGCCTCAGTCAGTATCTGGAGGCCGACGGTACCTGGACCTACCTGCAGAACATTCTGCTCGTGACGCGCTACGAGTTGCCCGGCGTGTTCACCGGTAACGTCTATCCCGAGGTGGTCAACGGCTCGCTGTGGACGCTGCCGCTGGAAGTGCTGATGTACATCGGCGTGATGATTCTCGGCTTGACCGGCTTCTTCAAGCGCCGGTTGATCTTCCTGCCGATCGCCGTGCTCGCCATCGGGCATTTCTGGTTGCTCGGCAAACTCGGCATCGAGTCCTACTTCATCAAGAACATCTTCAAATTGGGCCTGCTCTACTACAGCGGCTCGGCTTTGTTCCTCTACCGCGACGATATCCCGTGGCGCGGCTGGATCGCGGCGCTGCTATTCGTTGCGCTGGTGGCGACTTTCCGCACCTCGATCGGGCCGTTGGTGTACTTCATCGCGTTGCCGTATCTGGTGCTCTACCTGGCCTATGCGCCGCTGCCCTTCGTATCGCGCTTCGGCAAGTACGGCGATTTCTCCTATGGCCTGTATATCTACGCCTTCCCCTTCCAGCAGCTGACGATCTATCTGTTCGGCCCGCAAGTCGGCGTGCTTGGCCTGACGCTGATCGCCTTCGTGCCGACGCTGATCCTTGCTGCCATGTCCTGGCATCTGATCGAAGCGCCAGCGATGAAGCTCAAGCGCCTGTTCGCTTCGCCACCGCAGCCGGGACGGGCGACACCGAAGGTCGAGGGCTGA
- a CDS encoding DUF1835 domain-containing protein, producing MLHLTCGDLAGDSVRALLAEHEHHAQVRVLRDDLAVGPLIDVDHAPCAARAAFWAQVWPDEVTPRPAFASDLAADALWLAELSNHVQAVTVWHGDSASEQLLLARLAAALQGSSCTLYEVVCGTGDSSVRRRKAVSMHSPEALAALYKPQAISASRRGELAVAWHQQCADPYDIRRWRDGTFQGEDYRKIDAALVAACPSDFGPLARAMAEVMRHCDGFFATDFFLYWRARELAVAGQLELQGDPVAGYRDLQVRRLG from the coding sequence GTGCTGCACCTGACCTGCGGCGACCTGGCTGGCGACAGCGTCCGAGCGCTGCTGGCCGAGCATGAGCACCATGCGCAGGTGCGGGTGTTACGCGATGACCTGGCCGTGGGACCGCTGATTGACGTGGACCATGCGCCTTGCGCTGCTCGCGCAGCGTTCTGGGCGCAGGTCTGGCCGGACGAGGTGACGCCGCGCCCGGCGTTCGCCAGTGATCTGGCGGCTGATGCACTCTGGCTGGCCGAGCTATCCAACCACGTCCAGGCCGTGACCGTCTGGCACGGCGACAGCGCATCCGAGCAGCTACTGCTGGCACGGCTTGCGGCAGCGCTGCAGGGCTCAAGCTGCACGTTATACGAAGTTGTCTGTGGTACCGGTGACAGTAGCGTACGGCGGCGCAAGGCGGTGTCCATGCATTCGCCTGAAGCGTTGGCCGCGCTGTATAAGCCGCAGGCTATTTCGGCATCGCGCCGAGGCGAGCTCGCGGTGGCCTGGCATCAGCAATGCGCCGACCCGTATGACATTCGGCGCTGGCGCGATGGGACTTTCCAGGGTGAAGACTATCGGAAAATTGATGCGGCGCTCGTCGCTGCCTGTCCCAGTGACTTCGGTCCGCTGGCGCGTGCAATGGCCGAAGTCATGCGCCATTGCGATGGTTTCTTCGCCACCGATTTCTTTCTCTACTGGCGCGCTCGCGAGCTGGCCGTTGCTGGGCAGCTGGAATTACAGGGCGATCCCGTAGCCGGCTACCGTGACTTGCAGGTGCGCCGCCTCGGCTAG
- a CDS encoding YheV family putative zinc ribbon protein, giving the protein MSDEVTPVITKRFIAGAVCPACSGTDCIKMWDVDGVPHRECIDCGYADTLNAQGQSVPMELGTRVNKVQPKPANPQVQSVQFFPNPKLKKPE; this is encoded by the coding sequence ATGAGCGACGAAGTAACCCCTGTCATCACCAAACGCTTCATCGCCGGGGCCGTGTGCCCCGCGTGCAGTGGCACGGACTGCATCAAGATGTGGGACGTCGACGGCGTGCCGCATCGCGAGTGCATCGACTGCGGCTACGCCGACACCCTCAATGCTCAGGGCCAGTCGGTGCCGATGGAGTTGGGCACGCGGGTCAACAAGGTCCAGCCCAAACCGGCCAATCCACAGGTGCAGTCGGTGCAATTCTTCCCCAACCCCAAGCTGAAAAAACCGGAGTAA
- the prlC gene encoding oligopeptidase A produces the protein MTANNPLLRDFDLPPYSEIRPEHVEPAIDTILGDNRVAIQELLSRPAESLDWQTLVVGLDELNDRLGRAWGPVGHLNSVCNSPELRTAYEACLPKLSAYYTELGQNRALFEAYQALANNPQAGTYEVAQKTILEHSLRDFRLSGIDLPPVEQQRFGAIQMKLAELGSKFSNQLLDATQGWTRHVTDETVLAGITDSAKAQMAEAAKAKGLDGWLITLEFPSYYAVMTYADNRDLREEVYTAYCTRASDQGPNAGQFDNGPVMAEILELRHELAHLLGYGNFAELSLATKMAESTEQVLSFLRDLAVRSKPFAERDLAELRAFAAEQGLNDLQSWDLGYYAEKLRQQRYSLNQEELRAYFPIDKVLSGLFSIVQRLYGIEIHELEGFDGWHPEVRLFEITENGQHVGRFFFDLYARPNKRGGAWMDGARDKRRTALGTLQTPVANLVCNFTPPVGERPALLTHDEVTTLFHEFGHGLHHLLTQVEHAGASGINGVAWDAVELPSQFMENWCWDPEGLALISGHYQTGERLPQDKLDMMLAAKNFQSGMVMARQLEFSLFDFELHATHGDGRGVLEVLEHIRDEISVMRPPAYNRFPNSFAHIFSGGYAAGYYSYKWAEVLSSDAFSRFEEEGVFNSETGRAFRNAILARGGSQEPMVLFVDFRGREPSIDALLRHLGLVAEAAA, from the coding sequence GTGACCGCCAACAATCCGCTGCTTCGCGATTTCGACCTGCCGCCCTATTCCGAGATCCGCCCGGAGCATGTCGAGCCGGCCATCGATACCATCCTCGGTGACAACCGCGTGGCGATCCAGGAGTTACTCAGCCGTCCGGCCGAGAGCCTCGATTGGCAGACTCTGGTGGTCGGCCTGGATGAGCTGAACGACCGTCTGGGCCGCGCCTGGGGCCCGGTCGGCCATTTGAACTCGGTGTGCAACAGCCCGGAACTGCGTACCGCCTACGAGGCCTGCCTGCCCAAGCTGTCGGCCTACTACACCGAACTGGGGCAGAACCGCGCGCTGTTCGAGGCCTATCAAGCGCTGGCCAATAACCCGCAGGCAGGCACCTACGAGGTGGCACAGAAGACCATCCTCGAGCATTCGCTGCGTGATTTCCGCCTGTCCGGCATCGACCTGCCGCCGGTCGAGCAGCAGCGCTTCGGCGCCATCCAGATGAAGCTCGCCGAGCTGGGCAGCAAGTTCTCAAACCAGCTGCTGGACGCCACCCAGGGTTGGACCCGCCACGTCACCGACGAAACGGTATTGGCTGGCATCACTGATTCCGCCAAGGCGCAGATGGCTGAAGCGGCCAAGGCCAAAGGCCTCGACGGCTGGCTGATCACACTCGAGTTCCCCAGCTACTACGCAGTGATGACCTATGCCGACAACCGCGACCTGCGCGAGGAGGTCTACACCGCCTACTGCACCCGCGCGTCGGACCAGGGCCCGAATGCCGGACAGTTCGACAACGGCCCGGTGATGGCGGAAATCCTCGAACTGCGCCACGAGCTGGCGCACCTGCTCGGTTACGGCAACTTCGCCGAGCTGTCGCTGGCGACCAAGATGGCCGAATCCACCGAGCAGGTGCTGAGCTTCCTGCGCGACCTGGCCGTGCGCAGCAAACCGTTCGCCGAGCGCGACCTGGCCGAACTGCGCGCCTTCGCCGCCGAGCAGGGCCTGAACGACCTGCAGAGCTGGGACCTCGGCTACTACGCCGAGAAGCTACGCCAGCAGCGCTACAGCCTGAACCAGGAAGAGCTGCGCGCCTACTTCCCGATCGACAAGGTGCTGTCCGGGCTGTTCAGCATTGTCCAGCGCCTGTACGGCATCGAGATTCACGAGCTGGAAGGCTTCGACGGCTGGCATCCCGAGGTGCGTCTGTTCGAGATAACTGAGAACGGTCAGCACGTCGGGCGTTTCTTCTTCGATCTCTATGCGCGGCCGAACAAGCGTGGCGGCGCGTGGATGGACGGCGCCCGCGACAAGCGCCGCACTGCCCTCGGCACGCTGCAGACGCCGGTGGCCAACCTGGTCTGCAACTTCACACCGCCGGTGGGCGAGCGCCCGGCACTGCTGACTCACGATGAAGTCACCACGCTGTTCCACGAGTTCGGCCATGGCCTGCATCACCTGCTGACCCAGGTCGAGCATGCCGGTGCCTCGGGCATCAATGGCGTGGCCTGGGATGCGGTGGAGCTGCCGAGCCAGTTCATGGAAAACTGGTGCTGGGACCCCGAGGGCCTGGCGCTGATCTCCGGCCACTACCAGACCGGCGAGCGCCTGCCGCAGGACAAGCTGGACATGATGCTGGCGGCGAAGAACTTCCAGTCCGGCATGGTGATGGCGCGCCAACTGGAGTTCTCGCTGTTCGACTTCGAACTGCACGCCACCCACGGCGATGGCCGCGGCGTGCTGGAAGTACTCGAACACATTCGCGACGAGATTTCGGTTATGCGGCCGCCGGCCTACAACCGCTTCCCCAACAGCTTTGCGCACATCTTCTCCGGCGGGTACGCAGCCGGTTACTACAGCTACAAGTGGGCCGAGGTGCTGTCGTCCGATGCTTTCTCGCGCTTCGAGGAAGAAGGCGTTTTCAACTCCGAGACCGGTCGTGCCTTCCGTAACGCCATCCTGGCGCGTGGCGGGTCCCAGGAGCCGATGGTACTGTTCGTCGATTTCCGAGGCCGCGAGCCGTCCATTGACGCCCTGCTGCGCCACCTTGGGCTGGTAGCGGAGGCCGCGGCATGA